The sequence below is a genomic window from Desulfobulbus oligotrophicus.
CAACTCGACGGTATGGATAGTCGGATAATGCCAAAGGTAATAAATAATTAATCATCATTTGCCAGAAGTGTTTGCAGATATTGTTCTTTCTGCCCATTGACTGTATAAAATACCGGCTGTGTCTGCAGATAAACCAACAAACTCAATCCGCATTGCTTGCCAACTCGTCTACCCATGAAGATAACCAAAGAAGAAGTGCTCCACGTTGCTCAACTTGCCCGTCTTGATCTAGATATCGAAGAGGCTGAACGCATGACTGATCAGCTCGGCAGTATTCTCACCTATGTTGCCAAGCTGGATGAATTAGATACGACTCAGGTGGCTGTGGCCACGCACACCAACGGACAGAATAACGTTTTTCGGGAGGATGAAGTGCACGCTTCGTTACCAAGAGACCAGGCTCTGGCCAACAGCGCTGTCCAGAACGGTGAAGCCTTTGTCGTTCCCCGGATAATAGGTTAATTTTCAAATTTCTTCTGCTTAAGAATGAACGCATGAGTATCATCACAATCACCCTTGCCGAGGCCTTAAATCGACTCCGGAACCAAGAGGTAACTTCCGTTGCCTTGACCGAAGCTGTTCTTGACCGGATAACTGCTGTTGACCCCCTCATCCAGGCCTACCTGACCCTTGATCGAGAAGGGGCACTACGTCAGGCGGAACAGGCCGATGTTGCGAGAAAAAAAGGTGCG
It includes:
- the gatC gene encoding Asp-tRNA(Asn)/Glu-tRNA(Gln) amidotransferase subunit GatC gives rise to the protein MKITKEEVLHVAQLARLDLDIEEAERMTDQLGSILTYVAKLDELDTTQVAVATHTNGQNNVFREDEVHASLPRDQALANSAVQNGEAFVVPRIIG